Proteins co-encoded in one Phycodurus eques isolate BA_2022a chromosome 14, UOR_Pequ_1.1, whole genome shotgun sequence genomic window:
- the noto gene encoding homeobox protein notochord yields MQIPSSGPAAAFRSSPRTAAAPAPSRKPPAGKSFTIDALLAEPDDRRAAAAAAAAAALPSLGGGLTYYAPYPCGYFCCPPVAYRASCRGAFYAQAAMPKVHAFKAKGGKSKRMRTSFTSEQLARLEKEFARQHYMVGAERFLLASALRLTEAQVKVWFQNRRIKWRKQSLEQQQAKLAQLGLAAGSPASRAREDRRRREEGEEEFSDADADHDSAEAC; encoded by the exons ATGCAGATCCCGAGCAGCGGCCCCGCGGCCGCGTTCCGATCCTCGCCGCGTACTGCGGCGGCCCCCGCGCCCTCTCGCAAGCCCCCCGCCGGCAAGTCGTTCACCATCGACGCTCTGCTCGCGGAGCCGGACGACcgccgcgccgccgccgccgccgccgccgccgccgcgctcCCTTCGCTCGGCGGCGGCCTGACGTACTACGCGCCGTACCCGTGCGGCTACTTCTGCTGCCCGCCCGTCGCCTACCGGGCGTCCTGCCGCGGCGCCTTTTACGCGCAAG CGGCGATGCCCAAGGTCCACGCGTTCAAAGCCAAGGGCGGCAAGTCCAAGCGCATGCGCACCAGCTTCACCAGCGAGCAGCTGGCGCGCCTGGAGAAGGAGTTCGCCCGCCAGCACTACATGGTCGGCGCGGAGAGGTTCCTGCTCGCCTCCGCCCTGCGCCTCACCGAAGCGCAG GTGAAAGTTTGGTTCCAGAACCGGCGCATCAAGTGGCGCAAGCAGAGTCTGGAGCAGCAGCAGGCCAAGCTGGCCCAGCTGGGCCTGGCCGCCGGCAGCCCCGCATCTCGGGCCCGCGAAGACCGCCGCCGCCGAGAAGAGGGAGAAGAAGAATTCTCAGACGCGGACGCGGACCACGACTCGGCCGAGGCCTGCTGA